One segment of Setaria viridis chromosome 4, Setaria_viridis_v4.0, whole genome shotgun sequence DNA contains the following:
- the LOC117854232 gene encoding RNA pseudouridine synthase 2, chloroplastic, which yields MAAATAPPPAAAIAATFSALLRRRTVRPCYARCVSSNARAEAAEPERRSGGLTGTRLEEAVPAGEGRSRVDAWISARLGGGGVSRARVQASIRAGLVAVNGRPVSKVSHMVKGGDLVSCTVSELQPLRAEAEDIPLDIVYEDDHVLVVNKPAHMVVHPAPGNANGTLVNAILHHCRISTFTCLARNSTGDECPDSSDDDVDVFDVDQFTTEDVSSEVRNALVRPGIVHRLDKGTSGLLVVAKDEHSHAQLAEQFKLHTIRRVYISLTCGVPHPNSGRIEASIARDPNNRIRMIAIAGSGQRYARHAASRYKVREVFAGGGFALVEWRLETGRTHQIRAHAKYLGIPLLGDETYGGTKSMALSLLRPRTPSKYHSGLSGLISKVDRPCLHAALLGFKHPHSGKILEFSCPPPDDFTEVLDELRRVTSADGQNGDDVVQ from the exons ATGGCAGctgcgacggcgccgccgccggcggcagcgatcgccgccaccttctcggcgCTCCTACGCCGCCGTACCGTCCGTCCTTGCTACGCGAGATGCGTCTCCTCCAACGCGAGAGCCGAGGCGGCGGAGCCAGAGAGGCGGAGTGGAGGCCTCACTGGGACGCGCCTGGAGGAGGCCGTTCCCGCGGGGGAGGGGCGCTCGCGGGTCGACGCCTGGATATCGGCGCGGttgggcggcgggggcgtcagCCGTGCCCGCGTGCAGGCCAGTATCCGCGCGGGACTCGTCGCCGTCAATGGCCGCCCGGTCTCCAAG GTTTCGCATATGGTGAAGGGAGGGGATCTGGTCAGTTGCACAGTGTCCGAGCTACAGCCGCTGAGGGCAGAGGCGGAGGATATCCCGCTAGACATTGTTTATGAAGATGACCATGTTCTTGTTGTGAACAAACCAGCTCATATGGTTGTTCACCCAGCGCCTGGAAATGCAAATGGCACCTTGGTCAATGCTATACTTCACCACTGCAGGATTTCTACATTTACATGTTTGGCGCGCAATTCAACTGGCGATGAATGCCCGGATTCTTCAGATGACGATGTTGATGTATTTGATGTCGATCAATTTACTACTGAAGACGTTAGTTCGGAAGTGCGGAATGCTCTTGTGCGCCCTGGTATTGTGCACAGACTTGATAAGGGGACAAGTGGACTTCTTGTTGTTGCCAAG GATGAGCATTCCCATGCTCAATTAGCTGAACAGTTCAAGCTGCACACAATTCGTAGAGTATACATCAGTCTTACTTGTGGGGTACCTCATCCAAATTCTGGCAGGATTGAAGCGTCTATCGCACGTGATCCTAACAATAGGATTCGTATGATTGCTATAGCTGGATCAGGCCAGAGATATGCACGGCATGCTGCTAGTAG GTACAAAGTAAGAGAGGTCTTTGCTGGTGGTGGATTCGCACTAGTAGAATGGAGACTGGAGACAGGACGCACTCACCAG ATCCGTGCGCATGCGAAGTATCTAGGGATCCCACTTCTTGGTGATGAAACATATGGAGGTACCAAAAGCATGGCACTGTCTCTTTTGAGACCAAGAACTCCTTCAAAATATCATAGTGGGCTTTCGGGTCTGATATCTAAAGTAGACAGGCCATGTCTTCATGCTGCATTGCTTGG ATTCAAGCATCCGCACTCAGGAAAGATCCTTGAATTCTCATGCCCCCCGCCAGATGATTTTACTGAGGTACTTGATGAATTGCGACGTGTTACATCAGCTGATGGACAAAATGGTGATGATGTTGTCCAATAA
- the LOC117852327 gene encoding NEP1-interacting protein-like 1 codes for MDSSAAFLQHQPQRSSSNVSLSSLARTGSGGGSAARGRGATRGRRMMRRVCRGVITFIFAIAGLFLGAVTGGLIGLATESGLFRGTGIGAITGALVSIEVVDSSIRLWQARRSGIWSILYVLNVIYSLLTGRLVREKVDPAVQRVVRSQMNAVDSSPFREPPDLFEVEATNGMPRASIDKLPESWITEEYKRDGVGDLSGCSVCLQDFQVGEKVRSLPDCWHVFHVPCIDGWLIKHGSCPLCRRKL; via the exons ATGGATTCGTCGGCCGCGTTCCTGCAGCACCAGCCGCAGCGGAGCTCCAGCAACGTGTCGCTGTCGTCGCTCGCCAggaccggcagcggcggcgggagcgccgCCCGCGGGAGGGGCGCCACCAGGGGCAGGAGGATGATGCGCAGGGTCTGCCGCGGCGTCATCACCTTCATCTTTGCCATCG CTGGTCTGTTCCTGGGCGCGGTGACCGGCGGCCTCATCGGGCTGGCCACCGAGAGCGGGCTGTTCCGCGGCACCGGCATCGGCGCCATCACCGGCGCCCTCGTCTCCATCGAGGTCGTCGACTCCTCCATCCGCCTCTGGCAGGCCCGCCGCTCCGGGATCTGGAGCATCCTCTATGTG CTGAACGTGATCTACAGCCTCCTGACCGGCAGGCTCGTCCGCGAGAAGGTCGACCCGGCGGTGCAGCGAGTGGTCCGGAGCCAG ATGAACGCGGTGGACTCGTCGCCGTTCAGGGAGCCGCCGGACCTGTTCGAGGTGGAGGCCACCAACGGCATGCCGCGGGCCTCCATCGACAAGCTCCCCGAGTCCTGGATCACCGAGGAGTACAagcgcgacggcgtcggcgaccTCTCCGGCTGCTCGGTCTGCCTCCAG GATTTCCAGGTCGGGGAGAAGGTGCGGAGCTTGCCAGACTGCTGGCACGTGTTCCACGTGCCGTGCATCGACGGCTGGCTGATCAAGCACGGGTCCTGCCCGCTCTGCAGGAGGAAGCTCTAG